In Chlorogloeopsis sp. ULAP01, the following are encoded in one genomic region:
- a CDS encoding nucleoside deaminase: MDEFMQAAIDEAKQGRQEGGIPIGSVLVKDGKIIGRGHNKRVQDADPVTHAEIDCLRNAGRIGSYRGTTLYSTLMPCYLCAGAVVQFGIKKVIAGESATFSGAKEFMESHGVEVIDLNSDECKQMMTQFIEEKPDLWNEDIGK, encoded by the coding sequence ATGGACGAATTTATGCAGGCTGCTATAGACGAAGCAAAACAAGGTAGACAAGAAGGTGGAATTCCCATTGGTTCCGTGCTTGTTAAGGATGGCAAAATTATCGGCAGAGGACACAACAAGCGTGTACAAGACGCCGATCCAGTCACTCACGCCGAGATTGATTGCCTTCGCAATGCTGGTAGAATCGGCAGCTACAGAGGTACAACACTCTATTCAACCTTAATGCCATGCTATTTGTGCGCAGGGGCAGTAGTACAATTCGGTATTAAAAAAGTTATTGCTGGAGAATCAGCAACTTTCTCTGGCGCAAAAGAATTTATGGAGTCTCACGGCGTAGAAGTAATAGATTTAAACTCAGATGAATGTAAACAAATGATGACACAATTTATCGAGGAAAAACCTGATTTGTGGAACGAGGATATTGGGAAATAA
- the rbsK gene encoding ribokinase produces the protein MSVIVFGSINIDLVTTVSRLPLPGETLLGRNFFQAPGGKGANQAVALARLGIPTQMVGRVGADSFGEELLKSLQASGVQTENVFVDETISSGVAAIAVDDAGENQIIVVPGANGRVNQDDVERLSRLLPQASALLLQLEIPMSAVIAASAAATEAGVRVILDPAPAQSHLPDELYQLVDIITPNEREVSQLVGFSVSGEESAKKAAGQLRQKGVKNAIVKLGAQGVVCATSSETFFVPAFAVDAVDTVAAGDAFNGGLAAALSEGLSLEQAARWGAAAGALAATKPGAQPSLPDRLTFDAFLKERGVMRRLKYER, from the coding sequence ATGAGTGTGATCGTCTTTGGCAGCATTAACATAGATTTGGTGACAACAGTATCTCGGTTACCACTTCCTGGAGAAACGTTGCTAGGACGTAATTTTTTTCAAGCACCAGGCGGTAAAGGTGCAAATCAAGCGGTAGCATTAGCACGACTGGGAATTCCTACCCAAATGGTGGGACGTGTTGGAGCAGATAGTTTTGGTGAAGAATTACTTAAAAGTTTGCAGGCATCTGGCGTACAAACTGAAAATGTGTTTGTGGATGAAACAATTAGTTCTGGTGTCGCCGCGATCGCTGTTGATGATGCTGGTGAAAATCAAATTATTGTTGTACCCGGTGCTAACGGACGCGTAAATCAAGACGATGTAGAACGCTTGTCACGTTTACTACCACAAGCTTCAGCCCTGCTTTTACAATTGGAAATTCCTATGTCTGCGGTTATTGCTGCTAGTGCAGCCGCAACAGAAGCGGGAGTCAGAGTAATTCTCGATCCCGCACCAGCACAATCTCATCTACCAGATGAACTTTATCAATTGGTTGACATTATTACTCCCAACGAACGAGAAGTAAGCCAATTAGTTGGTTTTTCTGTCAGTGGAGAAGAATCGGCAAAAAAAGCAGCTGGGCAATTGCGGCAAAAGGGAGTAAAAAATGCGATTGTTAAATTAGGCGCACAAGGAGTTGTTTGTGCCACCTCCAGCGAAACTTTCTTTGTGCCTGCATTTGCAGTAGATGCAGTTGACACAGTTGCTGCGGGAGATGCATTCAACGGTGGTTTAGCAGCTGCACTCTCAGAAGGACTTTCTTTAGAACAAGCAGCCAGATGGGGTGCGGCAGCTGGTGCTTTAGCAGCAACTAAACCAGGCGCTCAACCTTCACTACCAGATAGATTAACGTTCGATGCGTTTCTGAAAGAAAGGGGAGTGATGAGAAGGCTAAAGTATGAAAGATAA
- a CDS encoding alkaline phosphatase D family protein: MKTRLSRRLFLALSTISASLILGSKWLEPAFARFSSGQSDPVQSGDVTDTSAVIWARNDDQKDARFVVKISKSPNFQGAVQIIRGSVISTATDYTGKVNITGLRPHQTYYYQVFWEYNLFRIRPGGTGSFRTAPAPEQARPVRFVWGADLAGQGWGRNPNLEITAYDGDVIRGGYVIFDVMRKFKPDFAIFAGDIIYADNEIPPEKEIPAEVGGGKWINNPTKDFKAVTIEEFRENWKYNLGDDKFRRFLADTPIYSQWDDHEVVNNWYPGEILTEAPYNGLSADVLAATAKQALFEYNPIRGDKIYRRYQYGKHIDLFLLDERSYRGPNPDNSNPNGLEMLGHEQFEWLKRSLKNSQATWKVISSHDPLSIVTGGESDRDAWSQGSPEVLGREVQLSQLLQFIKYQGIKNVVIITADVHYPAAISYEPERAFFKDFNPFWEFVIGPIHAGAFGPNDLDPSFGPKYEFIQAPGTQTPKLPQNSPPPNIHSFGSVEVNAQGELTVYIHDITGKVLYKKVLNPEK; the protein is encoded by the coding sequence ATGAAAACTCGGTTAAGTAGGCGTTTATTTTTGGCTCTGAGTACGATTAGTGCCAGCTTAATTCTGGGATCTAAATGGCTTGAACCAGCTTTTGCAAGATTCTCTTCCGGGCAAAGTGATCCAGTTCAGTCGGGAGATGTGACTGACACCAGTGCTGTCATCTGGGCGCGGAACGATGACCAGAAAGATGCTCGTTTTGTAGTTAAAATTTCTAAATCGCCTAATTTCCAAGGAGCAGTGCAGATAATCAGAGGTTCTGTGATAAGTACAGCCACAGACTACACTGGCAAAGTCAATATTACAGGACTACGTCCACATCAAACCTACTATTATCAGGTGTTTTGGGAATACAATCTGTTTAGAATTCGCCCAGGTGGAACTGGTAGTTTTCGCACTGCACCTGCTCCAGAACAAGCACGTCCTGTTCGTTTTGTTTGGGGAGCAGATTTAGCTGGACAAGGCTGGGGTCGCAATCCTAATTTAGAGATTACTGCCTATGATGGTGATGTGATTCGGGGAGGATACGTCATCTTCGATGTGATGCGAAAGTTCAAGCCTGACTTTGCTATCTTTGCTGGAGACATTATCTATGCTGATAATGAGATTCCACCTGAAAAAGAAATCCCGGCAGAAGTAGGCGGTGGAAAGTGGATAAACAACCCAACAAAAGATTTTAAGGCAGTTACCATAGAAGAATTTCGGGAGAACTGGAAATATAACCTGGGAGACGACAAGTTCCGACGTTTTCTAGCAGATACTCCTATTTATTCTCAGTGGGACGATCATGAAGTGGTCAATAACTGGTATCCAGGCGAGATTTTAACAGAAGCACCTTACAATGGATTGTCTGCTGATGTTTTAGCAGCAACAGCCAAGCAAGCATTATTTGAATATAATCCAATTCGGGGAGATAAGATTTATCGCCGATATCAATACGGTAAGCATATAGATTTGTTTCTACTAGATGAGCGATCCTATAGAGGGCCAAATCCTGATAATAGTAATCCCAATGGTCTAGAAATGCTAGGTCACGAGCAGTTCGAGTGGCTGAAACGAAGTCTGAAAAATTCCCAAGCCACCTGGAAGGTAATTTCATCGCATGATCCCCTGTCTATAGTCACAGGAGGAGAAAGCGATCGCGATGCTTGGAGTCAGGGTTCACCAGAAGTCTTAGGTCGTGAAGTCCAACTTAGCCAATTGCTGCAATTTATCAAATATCAGGGTATCAAGAATGTCGTCATCATTACAGCAGACGTACACTATCCGGCGGCAATTTCTTATGAGCCAGAAAGGGCATTCTTTAAGGACTTCAATCCTTTTTGGGAATTTGTAATTGGGCCTATCCATGCGGGAGCTTTCGGCCCTAACGATCTCGATCCTAGCTTTGGCCCCAAGTATGAATTTATTCAGGCTCCAGGCACCCAAACACCAAAACTTCCCCAAAATTCACCACCGCCAAATATTCATTCCTTCGGCTCAGTAGAAGTGAATGCTCAAGGCGAATTGACAGTTTATATTCACGATATCACTGGAAAGGTTTTGTACAAGAAAGTATTGAATCCAGAAAAGTAA
- a CDS encoding alkaline phosphatase PhoX, translating into MSFSRRKFLTIAGVSAASVTMVSPLEAFYTRVARGQAVRSTGFGRLEPKLPLNAPELTNTYVGDLSQKPLLELPPGFNYRAFSITGQTMSDGSLVPERHDGMAAFPGSRNTTILVRNHEAGTSSPYPVSGSPRYSAGAQGGTTTLVIGPNREVIKDFASLAGTIRNCAGGPTPWGSWISCEETFSVSTNVLKDDTKHGYNFEVIANPNSGLVTPVPLKDMGRFSHEAIAVDPKTGYVYETEDRTDSCFYRFVPNVKGELAEGGTLYALKVKGTENFALNTTNNPNFGGQIEKIKVGQTFDVEWVKIDNPDPEQESIQNRLGVRYEAQSKGAAIFFRGEGAWYGNGVIYFVATQAGAPAVDATNGRGNGQVWIYDPRKEKLTLYVEADSSGELLDEPDNVTVTPFGDIFLCEDGGGVQYVVGVNKQGELYQFAKNVISDAEFAGGCFSPDGRTFFVNIYNPGITCAIWGPWERHRS; encoded by the coding sequence GTGTCTTTTTCGCGACGTAAGTTTTTAACCATAGCTGGTGTCTCCGCTGCTAGTGTCACGATGGTTTCTCCTCTTGAAGCCTTTTACACAAGAGTTGCTCGCGGTCAAGCTGTAAGGAGTACTGGCTTTGGGCGACTAGAACCAAAACTACCTTTGAATGCACCTGAACTCACGAATACCTACGTGGGTGATTTAAGCCAAAAACCCTTGCTGGAGCTTCCTCCTGGCTTTAACTACCGTGCTTTCTCTATTACTGGTCAAACCATGAGCGATGGCTCCCTTGTTCCGGAAAGGCACGATGGGATGGCTGCATTTCCGGGGTCTCGAAACACGACAATCTTGGTTCGGAACCATGAAGCAGGAACCTCTTCTCCATATCCAGTTTCTGGCTCACCAAGATACTCAGCAGGTGCTCAAGGTGGAACAACCACATTGGTAATTGGGCCTAACCGCGAAGTCATTAAGGACTTTGCTTCTCTTGCCGGCACAATTCGTAACTGCGCAGGCGGGCCAACACCTTGGGGTAGCTGGATTAGCTGTGAAGAAACTTTTTCTGTTAGTACCAACGTTCTCAAAGATGACACTAAACATGGCTATAACTTTGAGGTGATTGCAAATCCTAACAGTGGTTTAGTGACTCCTGTCCCCCTCAAAGATATGGGACGTTTTAGTCATGAAGCGATTGCGGTAGACCCCAAAACGGGCTATGTCTATGAGACGGAAGACCGTACCGATAGCTGCTTTTATCGGTTTGTGCCTAATGTCAAGGGTGAATTAGCTGAAGGTGGTACTCTCTATGCTTTAAAGGTTAAGGGTACAGAAAACTTCGCCTTAAATACAACCAACAACCCAAACTTTGGTGGTCAGATCGAAAAAATAAAAGTTGGTCAGACCTTTGATGTAGAGTGGGTCAAGATTGATAACCCAGATCCAGAACAAGAGAGCATACAGAATCGTCTTGGAGTCCGCTACGAAGCACAATCAAAAGGAGCAGCAATTTTTTTCCGGGGTGAGGGAGCTTGGTATGGTAATGGTGTAATTTACTTTGTCGCTACCCAAGCTGGTGCTCCGGCTGTTGATGCTACTAATGGTAGGGGTAATGGTCAGGTTTGGATTTACGATCCTCGCAAAGAAAAACTGACATTGTATGTTGAGGCAGATTCTAGTGGAGAACTGCTAGATGAACCAGACAATGTTACAGTTACTCCCTTTGGAGACATCTTTTTGTGTGAAGACGGTGGCGGTGTTCAATATGTTGTAGGAGTTAACAAACAGGGTGAACTTTATCAGTTTGCAAAGAATGTTATTTCTGATGCTGAATTTGCTGGTGGCTGCTTCTCACCAGACGGTAGAACGTTCTTTGTGAATATTTATAATCCCGGTATCACGTGTGCCATCTGGGGCCCTTGGGAACGTCATCGCTCCTAG